The DNA window TCCTTAAAATAGAATGTATCCTGCATATCGCGTGCAGGGTGGTATTTAGGGAGGTTAAGGGCTTCAAAGTTATGGAAGTCATCCTCTACCATCGGTCCGCTTTCCACAGCAAAGTTCAACGCCACAAAATAGTCAATGATCTTATCCATCGTCTCCATTACCGGGTGCAGTGCACCTTTTTGTGCCAGTGTGCCATAGAGTGAAACATCTATCGCTTCACTTTTTAGTACCTTTTCTATCTCTTCAGATTTCAGTACTTCGTAACGTGCATCAAAACTTGCTTGCAATGCGGCTTTACTTTTGTTCAGTCCTTCTGCAAATGCTTTTTTTTCCGGACCGGGTACATCTTTCATCTTGGCAAACTCTGCTGCCAAAACACCCTTCTTACCGAAAAGCTCAACACGTACTTTTTCTAATGCTTCAAGTGAATCCGCCTGAATGATCTTCTCTTCTAAATTTTCCATTTAACCTCTATATGACTTCTGTGTATTGTTGTGATTTTATCTAAAAATTACTAACAATGGGATTTATTACTACTTATCTGTGCTATACTTTACACCTATGAAACTTAGATTCACTATAAATACAGCCTTGCTTGACAGGGGTATACACAAGTGGATATGATAAGAAAAAAAAGAAAAAATCAACCGATCAAAGGACCACGGCATGTGCATATTCTGCAAAATCGTAAACAAAGAAATTCCCAACAATACTGTTCATGAGAGTGAACACTTTTTAGCATTTCATGACCTCTACCCTAAGGCACCAATCCATATTCTCATCATCCCGAAAACACATGTAGATTGTTTTCAGGATGTTACACCGGAGACCATGGCAGGACTCACCGAATTTGCACAAGAAGTCGCGACTAAAGTCGGTATAGATGAATCAGGATACAGACTCATTACGAACAATGGTCCAGACGGAGGACAAGAGGTATTCCACTTACATTTCCACCTGTTAGGCGGAGGAAAACTCACCTGGGACCACAGCCACGAAGACCCGCATAAGAGTTTATAAAAACTCTTGTGGAGAATTTATTTCCTTCATCTAAAAAACTCCCTCAAAATTGAACTTGAGGATTTCTCTCCCCTTTACTTTTCTAGAAAAGTAACAAAAGTCGTCACTGTTCTCAAATCGCTATGCTTACAAAGGTGTTCACAGTGACAAAGCACACTTTGTGTGATTAACAGAATTTCCAAATAAAGACAATCAGTAAGTGACGCTAGTCCATATATTAATAAAATATTGTCGTGCGAACGACCTTGAAAGCGAAGCGATTCGAGAGTCACGACGCTTTTTTGCTTCGTTTTTTCTAAAAAAATGAAGAGGGTAACATCACCACTGTTCGATTATTAAGGAAATCTAAAAAACAAATAAAACCGGATGCTAAGCATCAATCTCCTCAAGTTTGAGCTCATACNTCACCACTGTTCGATTATTAAGGAAATCTAAAAAACAAATAAAACCGGATGCTAAGCATCAATCTCCTCAAGTTTGAGCTCATACTCCGCCACGATCTCCTCATCTTTTTCCGTAGCGATCTCCAAACGTTCGAAGAGTGCGTCCACTTCCTGCTGTATAAGGCCTGCCTCACGTGAAAGTTCCATTATGGCATCGTTGTCAGCAGTGTTTGATGCTTTTTCAAGCGCTGCATTTTTCATCTCAAGTTCTGCTTCAAGCGCCTCGATCTTTTCTTCACAAAGCTTGATCTCTTTGGTATAAGGTTTACGCAGTTCATTACGTTCCTGTGTCACAGCTTTACGCAGTTTTTTTCGTTCTTTATGGTTAATCTTGGGTTTTTTCTTTTTAGGCGCAGCCCCTTCTTCCTCTTCCCAGCCTATCTTTTCCAAAAATTCATCATAGGTACCTTCAAAATACTCTGCCCCGCCTTTATGAAAGATAATCAGCGCATCAGCCAATCTTCTTAAAAGCATTTCCGAGTGCGTGACCATGATGAGAGAACCTTCAAAGGCATCTATGGCATCTGCCAGAGCATCGATGGACTGCATATCCAGGTGGTTTGTAGGCTCATCAAGAAAGAGAAGATTTGCAGGGGTTGCGATGATCTTTCCCAGCATGACACGGCTGCGCTCTCCCCCTGAAAGCACCTCTATCTTTTTATCCGCAAGGTCACCAGAGAACATCATACGCCCGGCGATACTGCGTGATTCGGGTATCCCTATATCTTTATTGACCGAAGCGATCTCATCAATGATCGTTGATGAGACATTCAGTCTTTCAATGTTGGTCTGTCCAAAGTGCGCGAACGTGGTAGAAGGATGAAAATCAAGCTTCCCCTGTTGGAGCGGCAGTTCTCCTGCAATGTAGTTCAGCAGCGTTGACTTACCCTTACCGTTCTTACCGATAATTGCCAGACGTTTACCCTTCTCCAGAGCAAAAGTAACACCTTGAAAAAGGGGTGCTTCAGGGTTGTACCCAAAGCCCAGATCTTCTGCACGTAAAACAATTTTTGCGGGGGTCTCTTTATATTTGAAGTTAAATGATAACGTCGCATCATTCTGCAGATCTTCCATCTCATCCATTTTGTCGAGTTCTTTTTGCTTGGACTGTGCCAGTGCCGCAGTAGATGCTCTGGCCTTGTTTCTCGCTACAAACTCTTCGAGCTCTTTTCGCTTTTTATCCTGGTTTGCCTTCGTTTTTTCATAGGTTTCATCTTCCATTTCAAGTGTCGCATAGTATTTATGCGTGTCGCCCTGTACCAAACGAAGTCCTTTACGCTGTATACCCATCGTATGGGTCGTCACAGCATCCATAAAGTCACGGTCGTGCGTGATGAGTATCACTTCTCCCTCAAACTCTTTAATGAACCCTTTTAGCCAGCGTAGAGAAGGAAGGTCAAGGTAGTTGGTAGGCTCATCGAGTAACAGCATATTCGGTTCTGTTGCCAAAAGTTTTACAAGATTGATACGTATCTGGTACCCTCCGGAAAAACTCAAAGGGTCTTTCTCAAGGTCTTCTGCCGAAAAACCCAGTCCAAAAAGCAGTTTTTCTATCTTGTAAAAGTTCCACTGTTCATCTTCAGGAAGTACAAGTGCACACTCTTCACGAACTGTCTTTTCTGTGAATACAAGATGTTGTTTAAGTGTACCTATCATATAGTTCTTAGGGATACTCACATCTCCGGAATCATAACTCTCTTCACCAAGGATGATCTTGAAAAGCGTCGATTTACCAGACCCGTTACGTCCGACAAGTCCGATCTTCTGTCCGGGTGAAAGTTTGAGATTGACATCTTTAAAAAGGGTTTGTCCCCCAAAGCTTTTAGAGAGGTTTGTAAGTTGTATCATGTATCTATCCATATGTGGGAAATTAGGTTGGCATTATAACGAAATGTGTATTAGGTCGTATCATAGATGTTTGAAAGTATTATCGTTCTATAATAATTAAACAAGATCTACAAAAAGGATAGAAAATGAGCGATACCAATTTAAAGCATTTAGAAAAGATCAAAGATACCATTGATAAATCTCAAACACTGAGCGAAGAAGAGAAAAGTGACTCGATGAAACGTATCGAAGAGTGGTACAGGGAAGATATGGCTTCAGGTACTTTCATGCAGGAACTCAGTGAACTTTCACCTACGATCAAAGCACTGATGGCAGAACTTGGACTGATCTAAGATCTTCTCTCCTCTGTGAACAGGAGAGAATGAGATCACTCTCTATATTATTTGAACTCACCCGCATCCGATTTTGCCTTCAACCCATCCAATGCCTCTTGCATGGTCTCCAGGATCAGTTTTGCTGCCAATGCATTATCGGCTTCAGGTACATCCCAGTCAGTAAACTTCATATTGGCATGAAAAAGTGCATTCACTTCTGCTACGATCTCACCTTTTCTTCTTTCTATATCTTGCTCTACCGGATTCATACTATGTCCTTTCAGTCTATAATCTAACATTATGATACTCCCCTAAGAGTAAAAAGTATCTGAAGGAGAAAAAATATGCTATAGTAAATTATGAAGATACAACTATGTAAAAAATTCTCGAAAGTCAATAAGCTTCAGAAGAAACTGATAAAGGCATTTCCAGATGATACGGTCACAGTGAAGTCATGTATCAGTATGTGCAAACAGTGCAAGAAGCAGCCTGTAGCAAAAGTGGATGGAAAGAAACAAAAGGCCAAAAGTATTTCAAAGCTCCTCTCTAAGATAGAGGAGCTTTAAAGCCTACGAGCAGCAGGCTCCGCCAAATCCATCTTCAAGCGGTACACTCATAGAAATAAGTTCTTCTTTGTCAGCGATCTTCTCACCATTTTGGATGATCGTATAGCTCACCTTTACCGAATCACGGATAGAGTTCACCGTTGTACAGTAACTCTCCAAAGAAGCACCTATATAACGCTTCGCTTTCGTTGCATCGAACGCTCCATCAAACTCGTAAATGATATGCATCGATGCAAATTTCATAGGTACGGAGTCTGTTCTCTCTATCTCTGCTTTTACAGAGTAGTTCGTTACTTCAAAACCATCCTTCTCAGCCATCATCACAAGGTCTATCCCTGTACACCCTATGATCCCTGTTGCAAAATACTCCACAGGTGTAATCTCTTTACAGTCTAAAGTGAAAGAAGACTTTATGGTGTTCGCTTTAAATTTTTTATCGCCAAGATACTCTACTGATACGTTCATATTTATTCCTAAGATTTATTTGTGATAGTGTACACTATATGACTTATATTTTACTGCAAAAGGCACATCATGGGTGTAGAAATAGAACGCAAATTCCTCATAGACGAAACCAAACTACCCACGCTGCAAAACGGTTACACCATCAAACAGGGCTACATCCAGACGATAGACCATACCACCGTGCGCATTCGTGTTCGTGGTCAAGAGGCCTTTCTTACCATCAAAGGCAAAAGCCAGGGGGCCACACGGTTAGAGTTCGAGT is part of the Sulfurovum xiamenensis genome and encodes:
- a CDS encoding histidine triad nucleotide-binding protein, with protein sequence MCIFCKIVNKEIPNNTVHESEHFLAFHDLYPKAPIHILIIPKTHVDCFQDVTPETMAGLTEFAQEVATKVGIDESGYRLITNNGPDGGQEVFHLHFHLLGGGKLTWDHSHEDPHKSL
- a CDS encoding ABC-F family ATP-binding cassette domain-containing protein, whose translation is MIQLTNLSKSFGGQTLFKDVNLKLSPGQKIGLVGRNGSGKSTLFKIILGEESYDSGDVSIPKNYMIGTLKQHLVFTEKTVREECALVLPEDEQWNFYKIEKLLFGLGFSAEDLEKDPLSFSGGYQIRINLVKLLATEPNMLLLDEPTNYLDLPSLRWLKGFIKEFEGEVILITHDRDFMDAVTTHTMGIQRKGLRLVQGDTHKYYATLEMEDETYEKTKANQDKKRKELEEFVARNKARASTAALAQSKQKELDKMDEMEDLQNDATLSFNFKYKETPAKIVLRAEDLGFGYNPEAPLFQGVTFALEKGKRLAIIGKNGKGKSTLLNYIAGELPLQQGKLDFHPSTTFAHFGQTNIERLNVSSTIIDEIASVNKDIGIPESRSIAGRMMFSGDLADKKIEVLSGGERSRVMLGKIIATPANLLFLDEPTNHLDMQSIDALADAIDAFEGSLIMVTHSEMLLRRLADALIIFHKGGAEYFEGTYDEFLEKIGWEEEEGAAPKKKKPKINHKERKKLRKAVTQERNELRKPYTKEIKLCEEKIEALEAELEMKNAALEKASNTADNDAIMELSREAGLIQQEVDALFERLEIATEKDEEIVAEYELKLEEIDA
- a CDS encoding DUF1450 domain-containing protein, whose translation is MKIQLCKKFSKVNKLQKKLIKAFPDDTVTVKSCISMCKQCKKQPVAKVDGKKQKAKSISKLLSKIEEL
- a CDS encoding OsmC family protein, which produces MNVSVEYLGDKKFKANTIKSSFTLDCKEITPVEYFATGIIGCTGIDLVMMAEKDGFEVTNYSVKAEIERTDSVPMKFASMHIIYEFDGAFDATKAKRYIGASLESYCTTVNSIRDSVKVSYTIIQNGEKIADKEELISMSVPLEDGFGGACCS